A genomic stretch from Lathyrus oleraceus cultivar Zhongwan6 chromosome 2, CAAS_Psat_ZW6_1.0, whole genome shotgun sequence includes:
- the LOC127117893 gene encoding probable serine/threonine-protein kinase PBL2: protein MGNCFRKPVCHVSSSSLFGSTKTQSKTTQTSNSSEPKTNMDTSWSIDEKSISNDVKSFSFNDLKEATRNFRQENLIGEGGFGFVYKGWIDENTGAPTKPGNGIVVAIKKLKPESFQGHKEWLAEVNYLGQLHHENLVKLIGYCSEGKNRLLVYEFMQKGSLENHLFRKGVQPISWITRINIAIGVATGLAFLHSLDANVIYRDLKASNILLDSDFNANLSDFGLARDGPTGDNTHVSTRIIGTHGYAAPEYVATGHLTPRSDVYSFGVVLLELLTGRRVVDDDRPTYSEETLVDWAMPFLSDSRRILRIMDTKLGGQYSKKGAQAAAALVLKCLHTDPKHRPTMVNVLAALEALQSSNSVPRTPKSGSDHNHHATKHSSHHHSHKSIASNTRKH, encoded by the exons ATGGGAAACTGTTTCAGAAAACCTGTTTGTCATGTCTCTTCATCAAGTTTATTTG GAAGTACAAAGACTCAAAGTAAGACAACACAGACTTCAAATTCTTCTGAACCGAAAACGAATATGGATACTTCATGGTCGATTGACGAGAAATCCATCTCTAATGATGTTAAGTCCTTCAGCTTTAACGATCTAAAGGAGGCGACAAGGAACTTCCGCCAAGAAAATTTGATCGGTGAGGGAGGGTTTGGATTCGTCTACAAAGGATGGATAGATGAGAATACCGGTGCTCCTACAAAACCAGGAAATGGAATTGTAGTAGCCATTAAGAAACTTAAACCAGAAAGTTTTCAAGGTCACAAGGAATGGCTT GCGGAAGTGAATTATCTCGGCCAACTTCACCATGAAAATTTGGTGAAGCTTATTGGTTATTGCTCAGAAGGTAAAAACAGGCTTCTAGTTTATGAGTTTATGCAGAAAGGAAGTTTGGAAAATCACTTATTCAGAA AAGGCGTTCAACCGATTTCCTGGATTACACGAATCAATATTGCGATCGGTGTTGCAACAGGACTAGCATTCTTACATTCCCTCGATGCAAATGTTATTTATCGCGATTTAAAAGCTTCCAACATTCTACTTGATTCG GATTTCAACGCAAATCTTTCCGATTTCGGCTTGGCAAGAGACGGCCCGACCGGAGATAACACTCACGTTTCAACTCGAATTATCGGAACTCATGGTTATGCTGCCCCAGAATATGTAGCTACAG GTCATTTAACGCCGAGGAGCGACGTATACAGCTTCGGCGTCGTCCTGTTAGAGCTACTAACAGGACGACGTGTAGTCGACGACGATAGACCAACATATTCGGAAGAAACGCTAGTAGATTGGGCAATGCCTTTTCTGAGTGACAGCAGAAGAATATTGAGAATCATGGATACAAAATTAGGCGGACAATACTCAAAGAAAGGAGCTCAAGCTGCAGCTGCACTTGTTCTAAAGTGTCTTCATACTGATCCTAAACACAGACCAACCATGGTTAATGTTTTAGCTGCATTGGAAGCATTACAATCCTCAAATTCAGTACCAAGAACACCAAAATCTGGATCTGATCATAATCATCATGCAACAAAACATTCTAGTCATCATCATTCACATAAGTCAATTGCGAGTAATACTAGAAAACATTGA